The following are encoded together in the Montipora foliosa isolate CH-2021 chromosome 12, ASM3666993v2, whole genome shotgun sequence genome:
- the LOC137980281 gene encoding matrix metalloproteinase-25-like → MDARIVLLLAVTVILRFLLINGIPLQQNPVAPAKESELMDYLIKYGYLPYPDHKIGRTTSMEELTMAVKKMQRFAGLPETGQISDPKALSRVKRSRCGVADFGPADNARRKRRYALQGSFWRKRELTFRIENYTPDLPKEAVDRTFEIALNMWSSASGLTFKREDNLSLEPDIKVKFVTGFHDDTRPADGPGGELAHAFFPGSENAGIDGDIHLDDDEFFTINGEQGGVDLLWVIVHELGHSLGLDHAYHPHSVMFAYYMGHVPGLTLDSDDIAGIQKLYGLPGVERVTPSPNPTPKTCSDVKPDAVVATKDKRTYAFSGKHFWEMKDYGGADGPFLIKDYWSGLEEDIDASYTDQKVGHTVFLKGNRYWVFVNKDPFYGPGHISEINLPEELADVGAALQWSRNGKIYFFKGSNYWRYDNQKIEDGYPRHIGAWRGLPSDINAAFQWKNGRSYFFKGNRYYAFDDYRVRVLESSENPYPRDVASYWMGCSNPDVKLQPGARGSAHGLIPNLLVLFVCFVITKLCEGTQNDTTFA, encoded by the exons atggATGCCAGAATTGTGCTCTTATTAGCAGTGACTGTCATCTTAAGATTCCTTCTAATCAATGGGATACCCCTGCAGCAAAACCCAGTTGCGCCGGCAAAAGAGTCAGAACTTATG GATTACCTTATCAAGTATGGTTATCTTCCCTATCCTGATCATAAAATCGGAAGAACGACTTCCATGGAGGAACTAACAATGGCTGTAAAGAAAATGCAGCGATTTGCCGGGTTACCAGAAACTGGACAGATCTCTGATCCAAAAGCACTCTCGAGGGTGAAACGTTCTAGGTGCGGCGTGGCAGACTTTGGACCAGCGGACAATGCGCGAAGGAAAAGAAGATACGCTCTTCAAGGAAGTTTCTGGAGGAAACGA GAACTTACTTTCAGAATTGAGAACTACACACCTGATCTCCCTAAAGAAGCGGTGGACAGAACTTTTGAAATTGCTCTTAATATGTGGTCGAGCGCAAGCGGTCTAACATTCAAGAGGGAAGACAACTTGAGCCTCGAACCCGATATCAAAGTAAAGTTTGTGACAGGTTTCCATGACGATACCAGACCAGCGGATGGTCCCGGTGGAGAATTAGCGCATGCGTTCTTTCCTGGCTCAGAAAATGCAGGAATTGATGGCGATATACACTTGGACGATGACGAATTCTTTACTATTAACGGAGAACAAGGTGGTGTTGACTTGCTATGGGTGATTGTGCATGAGTTAGGACACAGTCTTGGGCTCGACCACGCTTACCACCCTCACTCAGTTATGTTTGCCTATTATATGGGACATGTTCCTGGCTTAACATTGGACAGTGATGACATTGCAGGAATCCAAAAGTTATACG GTTTGCCTGGTGTTGAAAGAGTGACTCCCTCGCCAAACCCGACGCCAAAGACATGCAGTGATGTGAAACCAGACGCAGTGGTGGCCACAAAGGATAAGAGAACATACGCATTCAGTGGAAAACACTTCTGGGAAATGAAAGACTATGGTGGTGCAGATGGTCCTTTCCTTATCAAAGATTACTGGAGTGGCTTAGAAGAGGACATAGATGCTTCTTACACGGATCAGAAAGTTGGACACACAGTGTTCTTGAAAGGAAATAG ATATTGGGTGTTCGTTAACAAGGACCCCTTTTATGGACCTGGACATATTTCAGAAATTAATTTACCCGAGGAACTCGCTGATGTGGGTGCTGCGCTTCAATGGAgcagaaatggaaaaatatattttttcaagggctCAAATTACTGGCGATACGATAACCAAAAGATAGAAGATGGTTATCCCAGGCATATTGGGGCTTGGAGAGGTCTTCCTTCCGACATCAATGCAGCGTTTCAATGGAAAAATGGGAGATCGTATTTCTTTAAAGGGAACAGGTATTATGCCTTCGACGACTACAGGGTCAGGGTTCTAGAATCGAGCGAAAACCCATATCCCAGAGATGTAGCTTCTTACTGGATGGGTTGTAGTAATCCCGACGTCAAACTTCAACCTGGCGCAAGAGGATCTGCCCATGGTTTGATACCAAACCTTTTAGTCTTATTTGTATGTTTCGTGATCACTAAGTTGTGTGAAGGTACTCAAAATGACACAACCTTTGCTTGA